A stretch of Nonomuraea africana DNA encodes these proteins:
- a CDS encoding DUF6463 family protein: MNGLTRWVPRLIIATALLHFVWAFAQPNSWAVIAREGFFRTNVDTEAPDYFVHEATIWFMASGVALLAIGTLAQHVARTTGRLPAQVGWYMLIIGVPLSVIYFPVTGSWPLLVIGALGLVAARRPGAPSRSAPRAARIADTRAGTTSD, encoded by the coding sequence ATGAACGGACTGACCCGCTGGGTGCCCCGGCTGATCATCGCGACCGCGCTGCTCCACTTCGTATGGGCGTTCGCCCAGCCCAACTCGTGGGCGGTGATCGCGAGAGAGGGCTTCTTCAGAACCAACGTGGACACCGAGGCGCCCGACTACTTCGTGCACGAGGCGACCATCTGGTTCATGGCCTCCGGCGTCGCGCTCCTCGCCATCGGCACACTCGCCCAGCACGTGGCGCGGACGACGGGCCGGCTGCCCGCGCAGGTGGGGTGGTACATGCTGATCATCGGCGTGCCGCTGTCTGTCATCTACTTCCCCGTGACGGGCAGCTGGCCGCTGCTCGTCATCGGCGCGCTGGGCCTGGTCGCCGCCCGCCGTCCAGGCGCCCCCTCCAGGAGCGCGCCGCGCGCGGCCAGGATCGCTGACACGAGGGCAGGGACCACGTCCGATTGA
- a CDS encoding VOC family protein yields the protein MNVFIPVDDVGKAIEFYGLPVRFRDGDRFALLEGGIGLAGPDEHLTDATAVCLKVADVAPAVRDLLDRGGALVRGPEAGPHETRAVLRDPSGNLFVLYSSGGSR from the coding sequence GTGAACGTATTCATCCCCGTGGACGACGTCGGCAAGGCGATCGAGTTCTATGGGCTGCCCGTGAGATTCAGGGACGGCGACCGGTTCGCGTTGCTGGAGGGCGGCATCGGGCTGGCGGGACCCGACGAGCACCTGACCGACGCCACCGCCGTCTGCCTCAAGGTGGCGGACGTGGCGCCGGCCGTACGGGATCTGCTGGACAGGGGCGGCGCGCTGGTGCGCGGCCCCGAGGCCGGCCCGCACGAGACGCGCGCGGTCCTGCGCGACCCCTCTGGAAACCTCTTCGTGCTCTACTCCTCAGGAGGTTCTCGATGA
- a CDS encoding Zn-ribbon domain-containing OB-fold protein: MDAYWAACARGELVIQRCTACERRVHLPAVECPWCGGADLPFEPVSGEGVVHTFTVVHRSFVKGFSGRGPYVLAWVDLPEGARVLGQVVDCPPERVRIGMPVRVTFRDELPQWRPG, translated from the coding sequence ATGGACGCCTACTGGGCCGCCTGCGCGCGCGGCGAGTTGGTCATTCAACGATGTACGGCCTGCGAGCGCCGCGTGCACCTGCCCGCCGTCGAATGCCCCTGGTGCGGCGGTGCCGACCTCCCCTTCGAGCCGGTCAGCGGCGAAGGCGTCGTGCACACCTTCACCGTGGTCCACCGCTCGTTCGTCAAGGGGTTCAGCGGGCGGGGGCCGTACGTGCTGGCCTGGGTGGACCTGCCGGAGGGGGCGCGCGTGCTCGGCCAGGTGGTGGACTGCCCGCCCGAGCGGGTGCGCATCGGCATGCCGGTCCGGGTGACGTTCCGCGACGAACTACCGCAATGGAGGCCCGGGTGA
- a CDS encoding GNAT family N-acetyltransferase translates to MADWELRPASVADVEAVAELRAAVLRPDLMRLGRYDAQRVRQRLRDGFTPAHTWMIEVGGALAGCVALRPAKDTYWLEHFYLDPGLQGRGIGSAVLSRLLERCDREAAAVRLNVLQGSSARRLYERHGFTVETEDEVDVFMVRDPVPAWRWPRGN, encoded by the coding sequence GTGGCGGACTGGGAACTTCGGCCGGCTTCGGTGGCGGACGTCGAGGCGGTGGCCGAGTTGCGGGCTGCGGTGCTGAGGCCGGACCTCATGCGGCTCGGACGGTACGACGCGCAGCGTGTGCGGCAGCGACTGCGGGACGGGTTCACGCCGGCACACACCTGGATGATCGAGGTGGGTGGCGCCTTGGCCGGGTGCGTGGCGCTGCGGCCGGCGAAGGACACCTACTGGCTGGAGCACTTCTACCTGGACCCCGGTTTGCAAGGCAGGGGCATCGGTTCTGCCGTACTGAGCAGGCTGCTGGAACGGTGCGACCGCGAAGCCGCCGCGGTCCGACTGAACGTGCTGCAGGGCAGTTCGGCCCGCCGGTTGTACGAGCGGCACGGGTTCACGGTTGAGACCGAGGACGAGGTGGACGTATTCATGGTGCGCGACCCGGTCCCGGCCTGGCGATGGCCTCGCGGGAACTGA
- a CDS encoding TetR/AcrR family transcriptional regulator — protein sequence MASKRDWLEAGLTVLSEEGAPALTIERLCARLNLTKGSFYHHFRGMAGFKTDLLKHFEAEHTGRYIDGAESAGASAQAKLDHLANLVLDDKGASYDLEIAVRAWALQDTEVHALQRRVDQLRVDYVRSLWRELGGREAEAEPMARLLYLVLVGAQQVVPPVPADELREIYALALRLMPEERRPTE from the coding sequence ATGGCGAGCAAACGCGACTGGCTGGAAGCGGGCCTGACGGTCCTGAGCGAGGAGGGCGCGCCGGCGCTGACCATCGAGCGGCTGTGCGCCCGGCTCAACCTGACCAAGGGCTCCTTCTACCACCACTTCAGGGGCATGGCCGGGTTCAAGACCGACTTGCTCAAGCACTTCGAGGCCGAGCACACGGGGCGCTACATCGACGGTGCCGAGAGCGCGGGAGCCTCCGCCCAGGCGAAGCTGGACCACCTGGCCAACCTGGTGCTCGATGACAAGGGCGCGAGCTATGACCTGGAGATCGCCGTGCGCGCGTGGGCGCTGCAGGACACCGAGGTCCACGCGCTGCAGCGACGGGTCGACCAGCTCCGCGTCGACTACGTGCGCTCGCTGTGGCGGGAGCTCGGCGGCCGCGAGGCCGAGGCCGAGCCGATGGCGCGCCTGCTCTACCTGGTACTCGTCGGGGCCCAGCAGGTGGTCCCGCCCGTCCCCGCCGACGAGCTGCGGGAGATCTACGCACTGGCCCTGCGCCTGATGCCCGAGGAACGGAGGCCGACCGAATGA
- a CDS encoding class I adenylate-forming enzyme family protein has product MTPYGNYGHALLTAGAARTPGQVALTYCGAQSFTYVELNRLVNRRAHALLAAGVRPGQRVAALLNETLRVAEVYLAQAKIGAITAALNPYWPVETLRAVVAASGCTAFVHDATVAHVVEAIRPSLPEITTWISAEELDSAEEGEPPLGAFFDDPLALYYTSGTTGLPKPVVHTHASSLATAQIWLDVPRAPDSVFGTGAIIWGIGFPAIVGPALYAGMRLVLEQDWGPANFLKVVPREKVTHVSQIPSFYAALLGDSAHEPVDLSSIRVIMLGGEPLTASLLSRIKQRLPEAGVYSYYGQTEAPYTCMGRVDDGSTPLGASGRARTGCAVAVTDPSGARVVDTIGEINLAGPHRMAGYDLLPDQTAEVLRGEWYVGGDLGTVSADGVLRVLGRREDAILKGGVWTQPAAVEEAATALDSVAEAGAVGVGDGRILLAVVPRAGQTLDSAKIALALSDTLPPHQQPDVIVVAESLPHFEDASGGPGKLLRREIREMYQHLVD; this is encoded by the coding sequence ATGACGCCCTACGGCAACTACGGCCACGCGCTCCTGACCGCGGGGGCGGCGAGAACCCCCGGCCAGGTCGCGCTCACCTACTGCGGCGCGCAGAGCTTCACCTACGTCGAGCTGAACAGGCTGGTCAACCGGCGCGCGCACGCGCTGCTCGCGGCGGGCGTCCGGCCAGGACAGCGGGTCGCGGCGCTGCTGAACGAGACGTTGCGGGTGGCCGAGGTCTACCTCGCGCAGGCCAAGATCGGCGCGATCACCGCGGCGCTCAACCCGTACTGGCCCGTGGAGACGCTGCGCGCGGTGGTCGCCGCCTCGGGGTGCACGGCCTTCGTCCACGACGCCACCGTGGCGCACGTCGTCGAGGCGATCAGGCCCTCGCTGCCGGAGATCACCACGTGGATCTCCGCCGAGGAGCTCGACTCCGCCGAGGAGGGCGAGCCCCCTCTCGGCGCCTTCTTCGACGATCCGCTGGCGCTCTACTACACCTCGGGCACGACCGGGCTGCCCAAGCCCGTCGTCCACACGCACGCCTCGTCGCTGGCCACCGCGCAGATCTGGCTGGACGTGCCGCGCGCACCCGACTCGGTGTTCGGCACCGGCGCGATCATCTGGGGCATCGGCTTCCCCGCGATCGTCGGCCCGGCGCTCTACGCCGGGATGCGGCTGGTCCTCGAGCAGGACTGGGGCCCGGCCAACTTCCTCAAGGTCGTCCCGCGGGAGAAGGTCACCCACGTCTCGCAGATCCCCTCCTTCTACGCGGCGCTGCTCGGCGACTCCGCCCATGAGCCCGTGGACCTGTCGTCGATCAGGGTCATCATGCTCGGCGGCGAACCGCTGACCGCCTCCCTGCTGTCCAGGATCAAGCAGCGGTTACCAGAGGCGGGCGTCTACTCCTACTACGGCCAGACCGAGGCCCCCTACACCTGCATGGGCAGGGTGGACGACGGCTCCACTCCGCTCGGCGCCTCGGGACGGGCCCGCACCGGCTGCGCGGTCGCCGTCACCGACCCCTCGGGCGCGCGCGTCGTCGACACGATCGGCGAGATCAACCTGGCCGGGCCGCACCGGATGGCCGGCTACGACCTGCTGCCCGACCAGACCGCCGAGGTGCTGCGCGGCGAGTGGTACGTCGGCGGCGACCTCGGCACCGTGTCGGCCGACGGCGTGCTGCGGGTGCTCGGACGGCGCGAGGACGCGATACTCAAGGGCGGCGTCTGGACCCAGCCCGCCGCGGTCGAGGAGGCGGCCACCGCGCTCGACTCCGTGGCCGAGGCCGGCGCGGTGGGGGTCGGCGACGGCCGGATCCTGCTGGCGGTGGTGCCCAGGGCCGGGCAGACGCTCGACTCCGCCAAGATCGCGCTGGCGCTGTCGGACACGCTGCCACCCCACCAGCAACCCGACGTGATCGTGGTCGCCGAGTCGCTGCCGCACTTCGAGGACGCCTCAGGCGGTCCTGGCAAGCTGCTGCGGCGCGAGATCCGAGAGATGTACCAGCACCTTGTGGACTGA
- a CDS encoding methyltransferase family protein, which translates to MRKTPAAVISTVFFAVAPGTVAVLVPWWITGWEPRAPLPAWAMIPLRALGALLVLAGLAVLVNAFVRFVVEGFGTPIPLAPPERLVVGGLYRHVRNPMYVAVFAAVIGQALLLGQPSLLLYVAVLAIPVVSFVRWYEEPTLRTKFGPDYDRYRSQVPGWWPRLRPYQP; encoded by the coding sequence ATGCGCAAGACACCCGCGGCCGTCATCAGCACCGTCTTCTTCGCCGTCGCGCCCGGCACCGTCGCCGTCCTCGTCCCATGGTGGATCACCGGCTGGGAGCCGCGCGCCCCGCTGCCCGCGTGGGCGATGATCCCGCTCAGGGCCCTCGGGGCGCTCCTGGTCCTGGCCGGGCTGGCGGTCCTGGTCAACGCGTTCGTGCGGTTCGTGGTCGAGGGGTTCGGCACGCCGATCCCCCTCGCGCCGCCCGAACGGCTGGTCGTCGGCGGCCTCTACCGGCACGTGCGCAACCCCATGTACGTGGCCGTCTTCGCGGCGGTCATCGGGCAGGCGCTGCTGCTCGGCCAGCCCTCGCTGCTGCTCTACGTCGCGGTGCTGGCGATCCCCGTCGTCTCGTTCGTCCGCTGGTACGAGGAGCCGACACTGCGGACGAAGTTCGGCCCCGACTACGACAGGTATCGCTCGCAGGTGCCGGGCTGGTGGCCGCGCCTGCGGCCGTACCAGCCCTGA
- a CDS encoding serine/threonine-protein kinase, with protein sequence MGAGLVPGYREVRQLGAGRTGRVFLATYQSTGAYVAIKYLNATLRRDEEFMARFRAETPGLVEIDDPNVVRFYEYVETPTRTAVVMELVDGVSLRTILSEHRRTSPEAALAVLKGTLLGLAAAHERGIAHRDVKPENLLVQADGTSKLADFGLAVHVEEPGVPAGSPPYMAPELWTQGTAGVLADLYAAACVLFECVTGRQPYRAPDVAALRDKHLVEPVPVEVVPEAVRELLRRGLAKDPAGRPRSAREFVAELEVAAVAGYGAEWEKRGRRHLGELATLLALHYPLANPASPQEAPVRGTLARRWRMPRLPPHLWIAGGALAATLIALLLSGGRLPPGPGTFLAPPPKSPFELGATPVNSKPAATATRRPVPQAPRSTAPPTSAAPRTTPRTTPRLTTPRPTTPGNTAPPPPAPSPTTTSGRAAALSPAVKSADIVGWSGSAGAVKVAAEGTGPVRLRVSYTRRDGDGPARTLHEEVKELSGKTAYTVPVLRDLGPVACGKRAHFGLIVQTERAAANGPQISEVPVDGPPCESPSAGSSAPTSSSTTAGATPPASSSSTTAPAAVPDPPSTAPAPKLTSEPPEAPTGEPEPDGNPTHQGAPEGGDLPRQEDS encoded by the coding sequence ATGGGGGCTGGATTGGTTCCGGGTTACCGCGAAGTACGTCAGCTGGGCGCCGGCCGTACGGGCCGGGTGTTCCTCGCCACCTACCAGTCCACGGGCGCCTACGTGGCGATCAAGTACCTGAACGCGACGCTGCGCAGGGACGAGGAGTTCATGGCCCGCTTCCGGGCCGAGACGCCGGGCCTCGTGGAGATCGACGATCCGAACGTCGTGCGGTTCTACGAGTACGTCGAGACCCCGACCAGGACCGCTGTGGTGATGGAGCTGGTCGACGGGGTGTCGCTGCGGACGATCCTGTCCGAGCACCGGCGGACCAGCCCCGAGGCCGCCCTGGCGGTGCTGAAGGGGACGCTGCTCGGGCTGGCCGCCGCCCACGAGCGGGGCATCGCGCACAGGGATGTGAAGCCGGAGAACCTACTGGTCCAGGCGGACGGCACCAGCAAGCTGGCCGACTTCGGCCTCGCGGTGCACGTCGAGGAGCCAGGGGTGCCGGCGGGCAGCCCGCCGTACATGGCGCCCGAGCTGTGGACGCAGGGGACGGCGGGCGTGCTGGCCGACCTGTACGCGGCGGCCTGCGTGCTGTTCGAGTGCGTCACGGGGCGGCAGCCGTACCGGGCGCCCGACGTGGCGGCGCTGCGCGACAAGCACCTGGTGGAGCCGGTGCCGGTGGAGGTGGTTCCCGAGGCGGTGCGCGAGCTGTTACGGCGCGGGCTGGCCAAGGATCCCGCTGGACGGCCCCGCTCGGCCAGGGAGTTCGTCGCCGAGCTCGAGGTGGCCGCGGTCGCCGGGTACGGCGCGGAGTGGGAGAAGCGGGGGCGTAGGCACCTGGGCGAGCTGGCGACGCTGCTCGCGCTGCACTACCCGCTGGCCAACCCCGCTTCCCCGCAGGAGGCGCCGGTCAGGGGCACGCTGGCCAGGCGGTGGCGGATGCCCAGGCTGCCGCCGCACCTGTGGATCGCGGGCGGCGCGCTGGCCGCGACGCTGATCGCGCTGCTGCTCAGCGGCGGGCGGCTGCCCCCCGGCCCCGGCACTTTCCTCGCGCCTCCGCCGAAATCCCCCTTCGAGCTGGGGGCCACCCCCGTCAACTCGAAGCCCGCGGCGACGGCGACCAGACGCCCCGTCCCCCAAGCGCCGAGAAGCACGGCGCCGCCGACGAGCGCGGCGCCCAGAACCACGCCCAGGACGACACCCAGGCTGACAACGCCCAGGCCGACAACGCCCGGGAACACGGCGCCGCCTCCGCCCGCTCCCTCCCCCACCACGACGTCCGGGAGGGCGGCCGCGCTGTCGCCCGCGGTCAAGTCGGCCGACATCGTCGGCTGGAGCGGGTCGGCGGGCGCGGTGAAGGTGGCCGCCGAGGGCACGGGCCCGGTGCGGCTGCGCGTCAGCTACACCCGCAGGGACGGCGACGGCCCCGCCCGCACCCTCCACGAGGAGGTCAAGGAGCTGTCGGGCAAGACCGCCTACACCGTTCCGGTGCTGCGCGACCTCGGCCCGGTGGCGTGCGGGAAGCGCGCCCACTTCGGGCTCATCGTGCAGACCGAGCGGGCGGCGGCCAACGGGCCGCAAATCTCCGAGGTGCCGGTGGACGGCCCGCCGTGCGAGAGCCCGTCCGCCGGCTCGTCGGCCCCGACGTCCTCGTCCACGACCGCCGGCGCCACCCCGCCCGCCTCCTCGTCTTCGACCACGGCGCCCGCCGCTGTTCCCGACCCGCCCTCGACCGCCCCCGCGCCGAAGCTGACCTCCGAGCCACCCGAGGCACCCACCGGGGAGCCCGAACCCGACGGGAACCCGACCCACCAGGGCGCTCCTGAGGGAGGCGACCTGCCCCGGCAGGAGGACTCCTAG
- a CDS encoding acetate--CoA ligase family protein, giving the protein MWTEHEVKELLREAGIPVPRGVPDPALAGTLTPPLVLKAAGLLHKSDAGGVRLGLTHDTLDAAVAEMRERLGDGFLVEEQAPEGVELIAGLVRDPGFGPVLLAGLGGVWTEALRDTALRLCPISETDASRMLASLRGAALLYGYRGRPAVDVDAVVKLLMTLGGPGGLWERLELGEFELNPVIATPSGVIAVDARYVPSPSPPTAAPRAASDFTPLFEPRRVAVVGASTSRPNFGNMFLEFYRAAGRPVVAVHPTAASIGGVPAVPSLSSADVDYALVAVPAAACAEVVRQARGVPYTQVMSGGFGEAGRADLEEALVAAAREAGTRLLGPNCMGVYCPRGRQTFVGGGVGPAGSVALISQSGGLAGEVIKVGERRGLAFSRVATLGNATDVTPAELLGWLSADPSTSVVGLYLEDPRDGRALFSALSACPLPVVLLVGGRSGQGRRAAASHTGGMVSDARIWQALADQTGATLVTTQDALIATLAYFQAHTPRLPSPSPEDPGTAAPAAGQSPKDPGPSPTRAAPVSLEGPTPGTAEPGREEAGRRMAGVLVVGPSGGAGVLAADAFDDAGLTLDPLPGDVLDDLRALGLGVGSSLANPLEVPVGPRSRPGLVKDVIAAITRRLPYQDVVAHVNVQSFFTYGTAADPLLDFARHLGKAQAGGGRVTLVTRNGEFAPPGVEDEVRAIAAGAGIPVYRTMEAAAIAVAAGQRFCGGTDGTA; this is encoded by the coding sequence TTGTGGACTGAACACGAGGTCAAGGAGCTGCTCAGGGAGGCGGGCATCCCGGTGCCGCGCGGGGTGCCCGACCCCGCGCTCGCCGGCACGCTGACCCCTCCGCTGGTGCTGAAGGCCGCGGGCCTGCTGCACAAGTCCGACGCCGGAGGGGTGCGGCTCGGCCTGACCCACGACACGCTGGACGCCGCCGTCGCCGAGATGCGCGAGCGCCTCGGCGACGGGTTCCTGGTGGAGGAGCAGGCCCCCGAGGGGGTCGAGCTGATCGCCGGACTGGTCCGCGACCCCGGCTTCGGCCCGGTCCTGCTGGCGGGCCTCGGCGGGGTGTGGACCGAGGCGCTGCGCGACACCGCCCTGCGCCTCTGCCCGATCTCCGAGACCGACGCGAGCCGCATGCTGGCCTCGCTGCGCGGCGCTGCCCTCCTGTACGGCTACCGCGGCCGGCCCGCCGTCGACGTGGACGCCGTCGTGAAGCTGCTGATGACGCTCGGCGGTCCCGGCGGGCTGTGGGAGCGGCTGGAACTGGGCGAGTTCGAGCTCAACCCGGTGATCGCCACGCCGTCGGGGGTGATCGCGGTGGACGCCCGTTATGTCCCCTCGCCCTCCCCGCCCACGGCCGCTCCGCGCGCCGCGTCCGACTTCACCCCGCTGTTCGAGCCGCGACGGGTGGCCGTGGTGGGCGCCTCCACGAGCCGGCCGAACTTCGGGAACATGTTCCTCGAGTTCTACCGCGCGGCGGGGAGACCGGTGGTGGCCGTCCATCCGACGGCGGCCTCGATCGGCGGGGTGCCCGCGGTCCCCTCGCTCTCCTCGGCGGACGTGGACTACGCGCTGGTCGCGGTGCCCGCCGCCGCCTGCGCCGAGGTGGTACGGCAGGCGCGCGGCGTGCCGTACACGCAGGTCATGAGCGGCGGGTTCGGTGAGGCGGGGCGGGCGGACCTGGAGGAGGCGCTGGTCGCGGCGGCCCGTGAGGCGGGGACGCGGCTGCTCGGGCCGAACTGCATGGGCGTCTACTGCCCGCGGGGACGGCAGACGTTCGTGGGCGGCGGCGTGGGGCCCGCGGGGAGCGTCGCGCTGATCTCGCAGAGCGGCGGGCTGGCCGGTGAGGTGATCAAGGTGGGAGAGCGTCGCGGGCTGGCGTTCAGCAGGGTCGCCACTCTCGGGAACGCGACCGACGTCACTCCCGCCGAACTGCTCGGGTGGCTCTCCGCCGACCCCTCGACCTCGGTGGTCGGGCTGTATCTGGAGGATCCCCGTGACGGCCGCGCCCTCTTCTCCGCACTGTCGGCGTGCCCGCTGCCGGTGGTGCTGCTGGTCGGCGGGCGCAGCGGCCAGGGCCGCCGGGCGGCCGCGTCCCACACAGGGGGGATGGTGAGCGACGCGCGGATCTGGCAGGCCCTCGCCGACCAGACCGGCGCCACCCTCGTGACCACCCAGGACGCCCTCATCGCCACCCTCGCCTACTTCCAGGCCCACACCCCCCGCCTCCCCTCCCCCTCCCCCGAAGACCCCGGCACCGCCGCCCCGGCGGCCGGGCAATCCCCCAAGGACCCCGGCCCCTCTCCCACCCGAGCGGCCCCGGTCTCTCTCGAGGGCCCCACCCCCGGCACCGCCGAACCGGGCCGCGAGGAGGCTGGGCGGCGGATGGCCGGGGTGCTGGTGGTCGGTCCCAGTGGCGGCGCCGGCGTGCTCGCCGCCGACGCGTTCGACGACGCGGGCCTCACCCTCGACCCACTCCCCGGCGACGTGCTCGACGACCTCAGGGCGCTCGGTCTCGGCGTGGGCAGTTCGCTGGCCAACCCCCTGGAGGTCCCCGTGGGCCCCAGGAGCCGGCCCGGCCTCGTCAAGGACGTGATCGCCGCGATCACCCGGCGCCTGCCGTACCAGGACGTGGTCGCGCACGTGAACGTGCAGAGCTTCTTCACCTACGGCACCGCCGCCGACCCCCTGCTCGACTTCGCCCGCCACCTCGGCAAGGCGCAGGCCGGCGGCGGCAGGGTCACGCTGGTCACCAGGAACGGCGAGTTCGCCCCGCCCGGCGTCGAGGACGAGGTCAGGGCGATCGCGGCCGGAGCCGGGATACCTGTCTACCGAACCATGGAGGCGGCCGCGATCGCCGTCGCCGCCGGTCAACGTTTCTGCGGAGGCACCGATGGGACTGCTTGA
- a CDS encoding ABC transporter ATP-binding protein, giving the protein MGRGVALWSPPLLGWSQIRLRLSQAVVVVATPRESRRASRRLSFTRGASGEPLAPSTSIRKTFAEFWPDTKGLRWLFVLGMVFAIMAALCEVAVIALFGYITDQVLTTGDLSAFWAPALSWLGLTAVAGVVSFAGSWLTSLGAERFLLYLRDRVFGHVQRLTPDYVDNRRLGDLMARLTDDLEAIEELVGSGLVKAFTTVATVVFFSAAAFFIRWDLALVTMALIPAFLVVSKVFASRFRTAAARERRSNGMMNSVIEEGLANQALVQAYNRQEAEARHLHREGRTWLRANMTQAWLAGLYGPAVQVLETICLIVIIGFGAWEISQGRLTLGGLLAFAAYLAYLYPAVQSLGEIALTVSEAAAGSDRVIEVLRTKPAVTDRPGAVDLVERGPGRIEFDSVGFTYPGRRQPVLRGLSFTVEPGEVLVCTGPSGAGKSTITKLLLRFYDPDSGAILLDGTDIRDLTRHSLRDHVTVLQQESLLFSGTVRDNIAYGRPEATQEEVVRAATLAGVHDFVSALPKKYETRIGARGRLISGGQRQRIAIARAILRDTPVLVLDEPMTGLDEKTAARIMEPLGRLMEGRTTILITHDLRHVPVDARVITLEPVARAAPLRVRHANNLRRGRRFATDV; this is encoded by the coding sequence GTGGGGCGGGGGGTGGCGCTGTGGTCGCCGCCGCTTCTGGGGTGGTCGCAGATTCGGCTGCGGCTGTCGCAGGCGGTGGTGGTGGTAGCAACGCCGCGTGAGAGTCGGCGGGCCTCCCGCCGGCTCTCATTCACACGGGGGGCGAGCGGGGAACCGCTCGCCCCCTCCACGTCCATCCGTAAGACGTTCGCCGAGTTCTGGCCCGACACCAAGGGCCTGCGCTGGCTGTTCGTCCTGGGCATGGTGTTCGCGATCATGGCCGCGCTGTGCGAGGTCGCGGTGATCGCCCTGTTCGGTTACATCACCGACCAGGTGCTCACCACCGGAGACCTGAGCGCCTTCTGGGCTCCGGCGCTGAGCTGGCTCGGGCTGACCGCCGTGGCGGGCGTGGTCTCCTTCGCCGGTTCCTGGCTGACCTCGCTCGGCGCCGAACGCTTCCTGCTGTACCTGCGCGACCGGGTGTTCGGGCACGTCCAGCGGCTCACGCCCGACTACGTCGACAACAGGCGCCTGGGCGACCTCATGGCCAGGCTGACCGACGACCTCGAGGCCATCGAGGAGCTGGTCGGCTCCGGGCTCGTCAAGGCCTTCACCACTGTGGCCACCGTGGTCTTCTTCTCCGCGGCCGCGTTCTTCATCCGGTGGGATCTCGCGCTGGTCACCATGGCGCTGATCCCCGCCTTCCTCGTGGTCTCCAAGGTCTTCGCCTCCAGGTTCAGGACGGCGGCGGCCCGCGAGCGGCGCAGCAACGGCATGATGAACAGCGTCATCGAGGAGGGGCTGGCCAACCAGGCCCTGGTCCAGGCCTACAACCGGCAGGAGGCCGAGGCGCGTCACCTGCACAGGGAGGGGCGCACGTGGCTGCGGGCCAACATGACGCAGGCGTGGCTGGCCGGTCTGTACGGCCCCGCCGTCCAGGTGCTGGAGACCATCTGCCTGATCGTCATCATCGGCTTCGGCGCGTGGGAGATCTCCCAGGGCAGGCTCACCCTGGGCGGGCTGCTCGCCTTCGCCGCCTACCTGGCCTACCTCTATCCGGCCGTCCAGAGTCTCGGCGAGATCGCGCTCACGGTGTCGGAGGCGGCCGCGGGGTCCGACCGTGTCATCGAGGTCCTGCGCACCAAGCCCGCGGTCACCGACCGGCCGGGCGCGGTCGACCTGGTGGAGCGGGGCCCGGGGCGGATCGAGTTCGACTCCGTGGGCTTCACCTATCCGGGCCGCAGGCAGCCGGTCCTGCGCGGGCTGTCCTTCACCGTCGAGCCGGGCGAGGTGCTGGTGTGCACGGGGCCGAGCGGCGCGGGCAAGTCGACGATCACCAAGCTGCTGCTGCGCTTCTACGACCCCGACTCCGGCGCCATCCTGCTGGACGGCACCGACATCCGCGACCTGACCCGGCACTCGCTGCGCGACCATGTCACCGTCCTGCAGCAGGAGAGCCTGCTGTTCTCCGGAACCGTCAGGGACAACATCGCCTACGGCCGTCCGGAGGCGACGCAGGAGGAGGTGGTCCGCGCGGCCACTCTCGCGGGTGTGCACGACTTCGTCAGCGCCCTGCCCAAGAAGTACGAGACGCGGATCGGGGCCAGGGGGCGGCTGATCTCCGGCGGGCAGCGCCAGCGCATCGCGATCGCCAGGGCGATCCTGCGTGACACGCCCGTGCTGGTGCTCGACGAGCCGATGACCGGGCTGGACGAGAAGACCGCGGCCCGGATCATGGAGCCACTGGGCCGGCTCATGGAGGGCAGGACCACGATCCTCATCACCCACGATCTCCGGCACGTGCCGGTGGACGCCCGGGTCATCACGCTCGAGCCCGTCGCGCGCGCCGCACCCCTGCGGGTGCGGCACGCGAACAACCTCAGGCGCGGCAGGAGGTTCGCCACGGACGTGTGA